Proteins from one Mugil cephalus isolate CIBA_MC_2020 chromosome 15, CIBA_Mcephalus_1.1, whole genome shotgun sequence genomic window:
- the yipf5 gene encoding protein YIPF5, producing the protein MSGFDNFNTDFYQSSYSVDDQNQAGYGYSNTEGSYNKQYGQYDYSQPMGYSPPGVMQPQQPYTGQIFQPAQTYTPSPTQSMYSSSFDDEPPLLEELGINFDHIWQKTLTVLHPMKAADGSIMNETDLAGPMVFCLAFGATLLLSGKIQFGYVYGISAIGCLGMYCLLNLMSMTGVSFGCVASVLGYCLLPMILLSSFGVLLSLQGMIGIILTAAIIGWCSFSASKIFISALAMDGQQLLVAYPCALLYGVFALISVF; encoded by the exons ATGTCTGGGTTTGACAACTTCAACACAGACTTCTACCAGTCCAGCTACAGCGTAGATGACCAAAACCAAGCTGGCTACGGCTACAGCAACACCGAAGGCTCCTACAACAA GCAGTATGGTCAGTACGATTACTCTCAGCCCATGGGCTACTCTCCCCCGGGGGTGATGCAGCCCCAGCAGCCATACACGGGACAGATCTTCCAGCCTGCACAGACCTACACTCCATCCCCGACACAGTCCATGTACAGCAGTAGCTTTGATGACGAGCCGCCACTGCTAGAAG AATTAGGAATCAATTTTGACCACATCTGGCAGAAGACTCTGACAGTGCTCCACCCAATGAAAGCAGCAGACGGCAGCATCATGAATGAGACGGACCTTGCTGGGCCCATGGTTTTCTGTTTGGCCTTCGGAGCAACACTTCTCCTG TCGGGTAAGATCCAGTTCGGTTATGTGTACGGCATTAGCGCGATCGGCTGCCTCGGCATGTACTGCCTCCTCAACCTCATGAGCATGACGGGCGTCTCCTTTGGCTGCGTGGCCAGCGTGCTGGGATACTGCCTCCTCCCCATGATCCTCCTTTCCAGCTTCGGAGTCCTCCTCTCTTTACA GGGCATGATAGGAATTATACTAACTGCAGCAATCATTGGCTGGTGCAGCTTCTCAGCCTCAAAGATCTTCATCTCGGCGTTGGCCATGGACGGGCAGCAGCTCCTGGTCGCTTACCCCTGCGCTCTGCTGTACGGCGTCTTCGCCCTCATCTCTGTCTTTTGA